The DNA segment TAATTAATTCGTGGGCCCATGAGGGACCTGAATAATAGACTTAATGACCAAAGCGGTGGGTGAGGGGCGGGGATGGGAGTGCAGAGGCAGCGAGCAGCGCTCGAGAGGCGCAGAGCCTGTACGCCTTGGCCTGGGCAATTAAGCGGGGCAGTGAGAAGATCAGACCTAGATTTGCGCAGCCTCACAGAGGGCCAGAATACTTCCTGGCAGGCCACAGAGGAAGCAATTAGAATAAGAAGCAGCTGGATGAAAGTGAGCTTTAAGGCTGTTGCCATGGggactgagagacagaaaggcattTGAAGGGAGACCACTGGCAGGCTTCAGACAATGGATGGGAATGGGGAGCAGAGAGATGGTACAGTGCAGTTGGATCTTAGCTTTCCAGGCCAGCGAGCCAGCACACCTGCCTTGGCCTGTTCCCCGGGTGCACACTCTGACCTCTGTCCGCTCCTTCCTCTTGCTCAGATTCCTCTGCCCGAAATGCCTCCCCTCCATTCTGCACAGTCTGAGTCCCACCTGCTTGCTCCCAGGCATCTTCCTCGCTCAAGTTGATTCTGGCCTGCCCCAAAGAGTAATGAGTCAGTCCTTACTCCCCCAGGGGAGGCCCCACAGCTAGGCATTCTGCTTTTCTTGTGTCATCTGAAGCGTGAACTTGCTCAGAGcctggctccccacccccacccaccccctttaaAGTGGATGTAACTCAAGTACTGGCTTCAGAGGGTTGTGGGAATGCAATGAAAGCCTTTACTGCATAGTAAGCACAGGCTTTGCCTCTAAGTGGGTTTCAAGCAGCAGCAGGTGAGAGTGGCATTTAGTAAGTGCATGTTGATGGAATACGCGATGGAAAAGGTTTTTACAGGGGGTTTGCTAAAGACGCGCTTTAATTTGTGTGCATGCGTAGCAGAGGGCGTGGGATCCCCTGGCACCGAGTTGTAGGTGGTCGCgatctgcctgatgtgggtgctggcaacctaACTCggttcttctggaagagcagcaagtgctcctgagtgctgagccatggctccagccGCTCACAGGCGCCCTTATTTCTTCAAAGGCAAATGGATACTTTGTACTTGTTCGGCTAGAAGGGATGAAACGTGTGCTGGACAGTCTCAGTTTGTAATCCTACTGGGGACTGACCCCGTGGCGCTCGTAGACTTTGACATGTCCCAGCTTTTTGATGGAGTTTGGGGAATCGGGTATGGCTTTATCTAGTGAATGAACTCCGTGGCGGGGCAGTGTGTCACTGGCAACAGGATTGCCAGCAGGCGTCACCCAGAGAGGCCCAGACTCCTGCATCTGGGGAGAAAGGAGATGGCTGCTGGGGAGAAAGCCACTGAAATCAGAGCTGGGCACATGAATGTGGGGCCAGTTTGTGTCAGTTCCAAGCCCTTGATGAGTTAGTTTATCGACTATCCCAGTCCTCTGACTTGTTCTGTACAGAAAATCTGATCTCTCTTGCATTGTCCGTCCAGCTTGCTGTCAGTCTATGTGGAGAGACTCTGTCTGGAGTGTCTTCCAGAAATGATCTGTGCAGAGAAGGGATtctcattaaaagaaaataggaagatgTTATATTTTGCTTTACAATgtgaatttgtttatttgtttggctttgtttttatctTAGACAGGCTCTCGCTCTTTTATCCAGACTGGTCTGGAACCcaatagcccatgctggcctacAACTCATGGCAGTCTTCTTTGACTCATCCTCTCAAgtgctgctggtgtgtgtgtgtgtgtgagaccatgcctggctccaaaaGTGAATTTAATATTATAGCCTTCCCCAGGCATTTTGCAATGAGCTAAATACAGTATAAATTAAATACATTCTCAGTACAAAACTGAATAAACCAATTGCCCTCCAGCTGATTATAATGATTAACTGTGCTTAGGGTAGAAGGTGAAGGGTAAGCAAAGCAGATGACTGGGCCGGAGGAAATGGCACTTCGTGGGAATCCTCATCAACCCAGCCCTCATTTTCTGTAGACATGTGCAGTGCCTGCTCCATGGAGAACAGCATCCTTACTGTGATTAGGTCTGTTCTCGAGCAGTTTTCTCCAGCTCAAAACATCCCGTGCTGGAATGAGGTTTCTTAAGATTTCAGAAGTGTGGTGGTTAATTTCAGCTGTCAATTTGGCTGGGTTTGGAATCagctgagaagggagtctcaatgagggagATTGCCTAGATAAGGCTGTgagggatttttaaaatgtgctcaagATGGGAAAACCCTCCCTGAATGTGGGTAGCATCGTTTTATGGGCTGTGCCCTGGTCTCAAAGTAAAGGAAAGATGGAGCTGAGTATTCGCATtcattgttctctgcttcttgattatgaatgcaatgtgatcagctgcctcaagctcttcCTGCTGTCACTCCTCTGTGATGGCAGACTGCAGCCTAGAACTGTGATCCAGAGTAAATCCCTTCTCCCCATAATGTacttttgtcatggtattttatcacagcaacagaaaatcaactatgacaggaagtaaacaactcataAGTCTCAGAAAGTCCATGAAAAAGATGTATAAGGCTTCCTTCTCAAGGCTATACAAGCAGGAACAATTGTGGGTTAGAGAAGAGTCTCTAGCCTGCTGAACTGCCTACAAGTTATATAGGGAACTCCAACCATGCGGTTTTGGGGAGTCACCAATGCTAAGGTGGGctctttggtgatgcagctgtctttgagttatCTATGTTCCTCTAAGTAaccccctgtggtggtttgaaataaaatggtcccaaagggattggcactattagaaggtgtggccttgttggaggaagtgtgtcactgtggaggtggactttgaggtctcatatatgctcaagccacgcccagtgagacagtccacttcctgttgcctgcgggccaagatgtaggactcttggCTATGTCTTCCCTagcatgtctgcctccatgctacCATGTcatgtcatgatgataatagactaaaacTCTTGAAACTATAAGccattccaattaaatgtttcctttataagagttgccatggtcatggtgtctctccacagcaatagaaaccctaactaagacacccctcATCCATCCGTCTATAGATAATTCTGATGAAACCATGGATTCACTGAGCCTAACTTGGGTAGGATTGTTTCATTGGTCTGCCATGGATATGCTATCTCAGGTGAATAGATGCATGCATGCTTCCTCAGGAAAAGTCATACAGCATATATCTTCACACTTCTAAAGGCAgccttgatgtcattgtttccaGTCCTTGTTGAGTGAATAAAGGATGATCATTTAAGGGGTGTTCACCGGCTCCCAACCTGTGAGCCCCCACCCCCTGAGGGCCcaacaaccctttcacaagggttgcatatcagatatcctgcttattagatatttatattataattgcaatttatattacaattataattcataacagtagaaaaattacagttataaagtagcaatgaaaataattttatgattaagGGTCACCACATGAgaacctgtattaaagggtcacagcattaggaaggttgagaaatatatatatatatatatatatatatatatatatatatatatatatatatcaaggagCCTGAGGTACTAGTGGCTGAAGTTGAGTTGAACAGAATGGTTCTTACTGACAGGAGTTCAGAAACAGAGCAAGAAGTCACAGGCTTCTGTTTTAACAGTAATTGTGTAAACAGCAGCCTCTCAGTGCATAGCTCCCTGTGTTTTCAACTGCTCAGGAAGAGACTCACTGGATCATGTGGAAATAGCCTATCTTCATTTAATACATGGCGATCCAAGGCAAAATGTCCTTTGAGTCCCACTCTTTAGTTTCCATGCTTTATCCCCTTCCTTCAAACTGGTCAGATCTATAAGGAAGCTTGAAAGGAGATTTTTCTCACATTTTGGAATATGTTTAGTGAAAAGAAAGGCTAAAATCGTGGCTTGGTATCAGGAGAAGTAACCATGGTCACTCAGGCAACTCCCATGAAGGCATTACGGTCAGCAAATGATCACTAAACAGCACATACTGGCTGCACTCCAATCCACAGAGagtgctgtaatcccagcaccccttgCTTGAGGCTGAACTTTGTTCTGGATATTGAGTTAGGTCAGATTGTACTCAGACATGGAAGCCTTCAAGGAGTCCAAGAGCATATATACTGTAGTTACTCCAGAGTAGAGCACATGCTTTTGAGCCCACCAGGGCTTTGCTAGTTTGACATTCTATGTGCTTAGAGCACTGCaaatttgcctttattattttgaacTGTCTGTCCATTCTGATGGAATTTCATAGCAGTTCAATATGATAAATTCATTCTCTTCCCAATAGTCACTTTCTAactgaaattttctttaaaagcagaccTACCAAAGATTCCTGCTAGGTAAGTCTAGCTGTACCCCAATTTGATGCAGCAAAGCAATCATGTCTCCAGGGCACAGAGCATTCTTGCAACCAGTTATCTATTTGGAGTAATCTTTGTTCTCATCGTGGGCTAAGACTTGGTTTATCAGAACAAGTGCCTTGGCTCCATCTCCTGCCCCTCATCTGGGAACTTCTCACACTGCCTGTCCACTGATAAGTTCTCTAAATAGTTCTGTAGTGCAGGTATGGGCTTactcattttaatatttccaaCTGTTGGAGTCTTGTAAATAAGTGGTGGAATTTCTTTAGCAGTTTATTTGATTGCTTTTAAGATAGAATATTCTTATTGTCAGTTCATCTGAAATACAAGGTCAAGAATAGAAATTCATATTATAAACCCTCACATAATCAGTGTGAAGCTGttgaaaaatgaaacattaaacCCCACTTATACCTATTTTCATGCTGAATTCAGTATATAACATGGGTATGGTAGAAAATAAGTCTGCTGTTGGTTTATACATGTTTCCACCATTAAAATAAGGTAgtgctggttttttttgttttgattccattattttcctataaaataaaaagggaactGTCACATAGCATTTGAGGCCTCTACCACCTCCACATCATTAACTGGCTACTTTTTACTCTGATTTTTCCTGGTGTACCAGGCTATTTCTTttggccaccacccagctctcaaatcatgacacagagacttcttataaGTTATGAATGCTCGGGCTAGCTttggctcatttctggctagctcttttaacttaacctgttgctcttcatctacattttgtctccgggctttttcctttctgtgtgtcttactttcactgcttcttgtgtctgtctgtctggcaactgcctggcttcttgcccaggtgtgtcccttcttctctcctcctccttctctctccttcttccttctcccaagcATAGATCTctcttcttatttattctctctgcctggcagccccacctatccttcctctgCCTACCCATTGGCTGGTCAgctcttattagaccaatcaggtaccttaggaggcaaggtgaaacaaatgcaacatatctttacatcattaaacacacatccttacattgctaaacaaacacagcataaacaaatacagCACACCTTTACAAGTTAAAATAcgattctgcagcataaacaaatgtaacacatctttgcctagctaaaataatattccacaacattctgGTTTGTGTTTAATAGGTTATTTACATCCTGGTGCTTGCTGTTGTATAAATGCTATTATCTGTCCTTTTAGGTATGTTTTTGTGTAGCTTCAGAAAGCTGTGTATTTAGTTCCTTCACattcaaatttctttttattttgtacatttatttactgagagagagagagagagagagagagagagagagagagagagagagagagagagagttgcatAAAGTTACTTATGTTCCAGGACCTGTTTGTGATAGAACAGTCAATACCCTTCACTGTTCAGCACATCTTTAATACTGGCCTTGGTGATGACGGCATCATCACACTTGAACCACTGGTCCCTGTGGTGCCGAATGAAGCTGGTGTAGTGGCCGCTCTCCAAGGTTCCTTGGTGATTAACCACCGCAAACAAGGAATACTTATTCTCGTTGTCCCCACTGTTGGTCGGCAGCTGCAACTGTCCATTCATCCGGGTCTCTTTACTTGACGCCATAAACGGGGTCATATCCAGCTCCAGAGGAAAGGAAATGTAGGTAGTGATCTTGCGCCTCTGTTTGGCTGAGTGTTCAAACCGTTTGAAATGAAAGCAGGCAACAACTGGTAACTTCTTCATAGTGAGCTGTTTGGTAGATTCTTGGTAGCTTTGGCAACCACCACACTTGATTTTGGCACTGCTTCCTAAGTGCTCTGGCCTGGTAAACCTTCGCAAGTAGTCCGTGAGGGTAGTAATGCCTGGTATGTGGCTTTCCCCATTCACACTGCTCTCCCTCCCTGGACTCATAGGCCAGAAGGATGTGCAAGAGCCAGGCAAGTCCAGACTGATGTCCCAGCAGGGGTCTATAGTGGTGGAGACACCGTGGCAGGCTTGACAGGTGACATCTGACTGCAGGCCCCCCGTGAAGATTTGGTCTATGATGCAGTTACAGTGGTTGGGATTGCTGGCCACCTTGCCAACATCATCACCCTTGCAGTGCCTGTGCAGGACATCTAGGGCAGCGATGAGGAACTCGTGGGCATCCTGCTGCCTGTACCCTGCTAAGTGACGAGCGTGTATCCACACCAGGTGTAGTAACTTATAGGGAACATGAAGTGATGGATTTCCAGAGTAAAATTCTCAAGAGACATCACATAGACTAGACTTAACTGCATTTGACATTTCACATGAATACCTGTTAGAAAAGACATCTCTTAGTATTGACATGTTGGGAAAGTCTGTGTTGTCAAGATGTATTGGTCCTCATAAACCTACACTGAGGTTTGAGCTAATTTTCTGGTTTTGTGACTAATGTCCTGTTTAGTTTGTACCAAGAAGAATCCTTCCTCCCAGGGTGGAGCTATACATTCTGGTGAGAAATGTCTGCTTGTAGTGAGTTTGCTTAGTGTCCTTAGAACTGCAACATTTGATACATGACAACTCCCTCCAAACCCTGCACGAAGATCCTTAGTTAACTCCAGCACAGCTTCTAGCAGCACAAGGCCATGTCTCTGGGATGGCCCAATCTCTTCAGTGAAATGCCCGCTTGAGAAAGCTCAGGATGGCCACGTTTAATATTTCTTCTAGGCAGCAACCTGCCATAGGGCCCTAATTTCCATTTTGAGTACATTCACTAAAACCAAATCACAGTTGTAAAGATGTGAGTTTGACCTCTGAAGGACCTAAGGGCCATTCTCTTTCCTCTGACACCTTCCTCTGGTTGCTTGAACATAGGAAAGTGGGGCACAGGCAGTTAGATCATTCCAACACATCTTAGAGGAAAAGACATTATGAGGAATAGACTAATTTAGGAGACAACTTACAGTATCAGCTCAGAGGGTTTTCCATCAGGCCGGATCTCTTTGTACAAGACAAGAGCCTGCCTTCACTAACCTTTTCAGGACCTAAAGTCTCTACCATAGGGTGAGCATACTGTCTCAGCGTTTGTATTGAGGAGGAGAGCAATGAGCAGGAAAACTTTCTGATTCCCCCTTGTGCCACAgcctctaagccagtggttctcaaccttcccaatgctgcgaccctttaatacagttccttatgttatggtgacctccaaccatacaattatttttgttgctacttcataactgtgattttgctactgttatgaatcatcat comes from the Peromyscus maniculatus bairdii isolate BWxNUB_F1_BW_parent chromosome X, HU_Pman_BW_mat_3.1, whole genome shotgun sequence genome and includes:
- the LOC102923156 gene encoding ubiquitin carboxyl-terminal hydrolase 27-like; its protein translation is MYTTPDPSLHKAMDPDMALCSSPGPDNTMALGDRSGHSDQDVPEFYSGNPSLHVPYKLLHLVWIHARHLAGYRQQDAHEFLIAALDVLHRHCKGDDVGKVASNPNHCNCIIDQIFTGGLQSDVTCQACHGVSTTIDPCWDISLDLPGSCTSFWPMSPGRESSVNGESHIPGITTLTDYLRRFTRPEHLGSSAKIKCGGCQSYQESTKQLTMKKLPVVACFHFKRFEHSAKQRRKITTYISFPLELDMTPFMASSKETRMNGQLQLPTNSGDNENKYSLFAVVNHQGTLESGHYTSFIRHHRDQWFKCDDAVITKASIKDVLNSEGY